A genomic segment from Nocardiopsis sp. Huas11 encodes:
- a CDS encoding penicillin-binding protein, translating into MLQRISQLVVVGAIAGLLVAALALPAIGGLGITARNVASGFLDMPGNLETPPPPQRSTIYDSEGGVIAEIFDQNRELVEIEDVSPVMIDAILAIEDSNFYEHGGLDVPGTLRAAVRTVGGNTQGASSITQQYVKNVQIEAATSQEELDEAREETIARKIRELRYAIALEQRMDKDEILEGYLNIAYFSDGAYGVESAAQHFFQVPASELELHQAATIAGLVRYPYLYNPRFFPEQTIERRNVVLDRMVTTGAITEAEAEEAKAEDMELELDTPPNGCVPSDQPFFCDYVVQEIEQNEAFGPNETERARWLRTAGLEIHTTLDPQTQESGQAAVDKWVPRENESRKVAAEVVIEPGTGEILGMVQSRNYGPDESKLGETSINFATDADRGGSSGFQAGSTFKAITLATALDKGMPYSTSFPSPASVSVSGQRSCNGGTLSTWSPSNAGDSNEGVHNMVSGTKASSNTYFAQLQRRAGICDTMEMAERLGLKRADGTLFTENPNSLANSSFTLGSEEVSPLRVANAYATFASGGIYCEPQAITRIEDRQAGTTIEMEPECERAIDEDVADGVTYLLSQTFNGGTTTGLGIGRPAFAKTGTTDGSAAAWFAGGTPQMASAVFVGDPRGPQQHPLRNVTIGDRYFGVVYGATIPGPIWRETMQGAHEGLETENLPSSPSKFGSTSAPRQPRATDDPSPASDDGGVPNVIGQAEGAAVAALESAGYSVNVSGTRVRSAEAEGTVAAVNPDPGTRLPEGATVNVFLSSGGGSADGPSDDADEEWMPVVPATSLGREDDDQ; encoded by the coding sequence TTGCTTCAACGAATCAGCCAACTCGTCGTCGTCGGTGCCATAGCGGGTCTTCTCGTTGCGGCGCTGGCGCTTCCCGCGATCGGCGGTCTGGGAATCACTGCGCGTAACGTCGCGAGTGGTTTTCTCGACATGCCCGGCAACCTCGAGACTCCGCCTCCCCCTCAACGCTCGACGATCTACGACAGCGAGGGCGGTGTCATCGCCGAGATCTTCGACCAGAACCGCGAGCTCGTCGAGATCGAAGACGTCTCTCCGGTGATGATCGACGCGATCCTGGCCATCGAGGACTCCAACTTCTACGAACACGGCGGCCTGGACGTGCCGGGCACGCTGCGCGCAGCCGTGCGCACCGTGGGCGGCAACACCCAGGGCGCCTCCTCCATCACGCAGCAGTACGTGAAGAACGTGCAGATCGAGGCGGCCACCTCGCAGGAGGAGCTGGACGAGGCCCGCGAGGAGACGATCGCCCGCAAGATCCGCGAGCTGCGGTACGCCATCGCGCTGGAACAGCGCATGGACAAGGACGAGATCCTCGAGGGCTACCTCAACATCGCCTACTTCAGCGACGGCGCCTACGGCGTGGAGTCGGCCGCCCAGCACTTCTTCCAGGTCCCGGCCAGTGAGCTGGAGCTGCACCAGGCCGCCACCATCGCGGGCCTGGTCCGCTACCCCTACCTCTACAACCCGCGGTTCTTCCCCGAGCAGACCATCGAGCGGCGCAACGTCGTGCTCGACCGCATGGTCACCACCGGGGCGATCACCGAGGCCGAGGCCGAGGAGGCCAAGGCCGAGGACATGGAGCTGGAACTGGACACCCCGCCCAACGGGTGCGTGCCCAGCGACCAGCCGTTCTTCTGCGACTACGTCGTCCAGGAGATCGAGCAGAACGAGGCCTTCGGTCCGAACGAGACCGAGCGGGCGCGGTGGCTGCGCACGGCCGGCCTGGAGATCCACACCACGCTCGACCCGCAGACCCAGGAGTCCGGCCAGGCGGCCGTCGACAAGTGGGTGCCGCGCGAGAACGAGTCCCGCAAGGTGGCGGCCGAGGTCGTCATCGAACCGGGCACCGGCGAGATCCTCGGCATGGTGCAGAGCCGCAACTACGGCCCGGACGAGAGCAAGCTCGGCGAGACGTCCATCAACTTCGCCACCGACGCCGACCGGGGCGGCAGCAGCGGGTTCCAGGCGGGATCGACGTTCAAGGCGATCACCCTGGCGACCGCGCTCGACAAGGGCATGCCCTACAGCACCTCGTTCCCCTCGCCGGCCTCGGTGTCGGTGTCCGGACAGCGATCGTGCAACGGCGGCACCCTGTCGACGTGGTCGCCGAGCAACGCCGGGGACAGCAACGAGGGCGTCCACAACATGGTGTCGGGCACCAAGGCCTCCTCCAACACGTACTTCGCCCAGCTCCAGCGCCGGGCGGGGATCTGCGACACGATGGAGATGGCCGAGCGGCTGGGCCTGAAGCGGGCCGACGGCACCCTGTTCACGGAGAACCCGAACTCGCTGGCCAACAGCAGCTTCACGCTGGGCAGTGAGGAGGTCTCCCCGCTGCGGGTGGCCAACGCCTACGCGACCTTCGCCTCGGGCGGCATCTACTGCGAGCCCCAGGCCATCACCCGGATCGAGGACCGCCAGGCGGGGACCACGATCGAGATGGAACCGGAGTGCGAGCGGGCGATCGACGAGGACGTGGCCGACGGCGTCACCTACCTGCTGTCGCAGACGTTCAACGGCGGCACCACCACCGGTCTGGGCATCGGCCGACCGGCCTTCGCCAAGACCGGCACCACCGACGGCTCGGCCGCGGCGTGGTTCGCCGGAGGCACGCCGCAGATGGCCAGCGCGGTGTTCGTCGGCGACCCGCGCGGTCCCCAGCAGCACCCGCTGCGCAACGTCACCATCGGCGACCGCTACTTCGGGGTGGTGTACGGGGCGACGATCCCGGGCCCGATCTGGCGGGAGACCATGCAGGGCGCCCACGAAGGGCTGGAGACGGAGAACCTGCCCTCGTCCCCGTCGAAGTTCGGTTCCACGTCGGCACCGCGCCAGCCCAGGGCCACCGACGACCCGAGCCCGGCCAGTGACGACGGAGGCGTGCCCAACGTGATCGGCCAGGCCGAAGGCGCCGCGGTGGCGGCGCTGGAGTCGGCGGGGTACTCGGTCAACGTCTCCGGGACGCGGGTGCGCTCGGCCGAGGCCGAGGGCACGGTGGCCGCGGTCAACCCCGACCCCGGGACCCGCCTGCCGGAGGGTGCCACGGTCAACGTGTTCCTGAGCAGCGGCGGCGGGAGCGCGGACGGTCCGTCGGACGACGCGGACGAGGAATGGATGCCGGTCGTGCCGGCGACGTCCCTCGGCCGGGAGGACGACGACCAGTAG
- a CDS encoding GatB/YqeY domain-containing protein, translating into MSELKARLKSDLTTAMKARDKVRTGTLRMVLAAIATEETAGAAQRTLDDDEVTKVLVRETKKRREAAEAFDKGGRTDDAVNERAESDIIAEYLPQQLTDEELAGLVDAAVAESGASGMKEMGKVMKVLNPKVAGRADGARVAAEVKKRLA; encoded by the coding sequence ATGTCCGAACTCAAAGCCCGCCTCAAATCCGACCTGACCACCGCCATGAAGGCGCGTGACAAGGTGCGCACCGGCACCCTGCGGATGGTGCTGGCCGCCATCGCCACCGAGGAGACCGCCGGCGCAGCCCAGCGCACCCTCGACGACGACGAGGTCACCAAGGTGCTGGTCCGTGAGACCAAGAAGCGCCGTGAGGCTGCCGAGGCGTTCGACAAGGGCGGCCGTACCGACGACGCCGTCAACGAGCGCGCCGAGAGCGACATCATCGCGGAGTACCTGCCCCAGCAGCTCACCGACGAGGAGCTGGCCGGACTCGTGGACGCGGCCGTCGCCGAGTCCGGTGCCTCCGGCATGAAGGAGATGGGCAAGGTCATGAAGGTCCTCAACCCGAAGGTCGCGGGCCGCGCCGACGGAGCCCGCGTCGCCGCCGAGGTCAAGAAGCGCCTGGCCTGA
- a CDS encoding metallophosphoesterase, whose product MGTDNKRLLRRVGRAAAVTGAVGVAGLAYASVVERNWFRLRRYELPLLPPGSPRLRVLHLSDAHLTPGRRMLIDWIRGLEAYEPDLVVNTGDSLAHPDAVEPFIDALGPLLDRPGAFVYGSNDMFSPQLKNPARYLWRTSKTDYNKRRVPDLPWRELGAAMSSAGWLDLNNRKGALKAGVLDVALAGVHDSHIKLDRYDEIAGPADPSADIRLGVLHSPEPANLDRFAADGYQLLLAGHTHGGQLCLPFYGTIVTNCGIDRPRAWGLHEYDDAWLHVSGGLGTSPYAPVRFCCRPEASLLDLVPAQA is encoded by the coding sequence ATGGGCACCGACAACAAACGACTCCTGCGCCGCGTGGGGCGCGCGGCCGCGGTGACCGGCGCCGTCGGGGTGGCCGGCCTGGCCTACGCCTCGGTCGTGGAACGCAACTGGTTCCGGCTACGACGCTATGAACTCCCCCTGCTCCCTCCGGGGAGCCCCCGCCTGCGCGTACTGCACCTGTCCGACGCGCACCTGACGCCAGGGCGGCGGATGCTCATCGACTGGATCCGGGGCCTGGAGGCCTACGAGCCGGACCTGGTGGTCAACACGGGTGACTCGCTGGCGCACCCGGACGCGGTGGAGCCGTTCATCGACGCCCTGGGGCCGTTGCTGGACCGGCCGGGCGCGTTCGTCTACGGGTCGAACGACATGTTCTCGCCGCAGCTGAAGAACCCGGCGCGCTACCTCTGGCGGACCAGCAAGACCGACTACAACAAGCGCCGCGTGCCGGACCTGCCCTGGCGCGAGCTGGGTGCGGCCATGAGCTCGGCGGGCTGGCTGGACCTGAACAACCGCAAGGGTGCACTCAAGGCGGGCGTGCTCGACGTCGCCCTGGCGGGGGTGCACGACTCGCACATCAAGCTGGACCGGTACGACGAGATCGCCGGACCCGCTGACCCGTCGGCGGACATCCGCCTCGGGGTGCTGCACTCGCCGGAGCCGGCCAACCTCGACCGCTTCGCGGCCGACGGGTACCAGCTCCTCCTGGCGGGGCACACGCACGGGGGGCAGCTGTGCCTGCCGTTCTACGGGACGATCGTCACCAACTGCGGGATCGACCGGCCCCGCGCGTGGGGGCTGCACGAGTACGACGACGCCTGGCTGCACGTGTCCGGCGGCCTGGGCACGTCGCCGTACGCCCCGGTGCGGTTCTGCTGCCGCCCGGAGGCCTCCCTGCTCGACCTCGTGCCGGCGCAGGCCTGA
- a CDS encoding DUF2945 domain-containing protein — MSDRFRVGDHVAWNSEAGHVSGTVTKVHTKDFDYKGHTRRASPDDPQYEIKSDKTDHVAAHKGSTLRLVDE; from the coding sequence ATGTCTGATCGGTTCAGGGTCGGCGACCATGTCGCATGGAACTCAGAGGCGGGACACGTCTCGGGCACCGTGACGAAGGTGCACACGAAGGATTTCGACTACAAGGGTCACACCCGTCGGGCGTCCCCGGACGATCCGCAGTACGAGATCAAGAGCGACAAGACCGACCACGTTGCCGCCCACAAAGGCAGCACCCTGCGGCTGGTCGATGAGTGA
- a CDS encoding DUF488 family protein, with translation MSEPSFTIGHSNRTLAEFIELLQESHIELVVDVRRLPGSARYPQFDQDSLSVALDEVGIRYRRAEGLTGRRPVSRDVPFEVNAWWQNRSFHNYADHALSDAFRSALAELREWGRTGRTVMMCSEAVWWRCHRRIIADHLLARDEDVRHILGIGHIDAAQLSPGAVIDPQGNVTYPAIG, from the coding sequence ATGAGTGAGCCGTCCTTCACGATCGGGCATTCCAATCGGACGCTCGCCGAGTTCATCGAGCTGCTCCAGGAGTCCCATATCGAGCTGGTCGTCGATGTTCGGAGGCTTCCAGGCTCTGCCCGGTATCCGCAGTTCGACCAGGACTCGCTCTCGGTCGCCCTTGACGAGGTGGGTATCCGGTATCGGCGCGCTGAGGGGCTGACCGGGCGTCGTCCGGTGAGCAGAGACGTGCCGTTCGAGGTCAACGCCTGGTGGCAGAACCGCAGCTTCCACAACTACGCCGACCATGCGCTCTCCGACGCCTTCCGGAGCGCCCTCGCCGAGCTGCGGGAGTGGGGACGCACGGGACGCACGGTCATGATGTGCTCCGAGGCAGTGTGGTGGCGGTGCCACCGGAGGATCATCGCCGATCATCTCCTCGCCCGCGACGAGGACGTGCGACACATCCTCGGCATCGGCCACATCGATGCGGCGCAGCTGAGCCCGGGCGCCGTCATCGACCCCCAGGGCAACGTCACCTATCCCGCCATCGGATAG
- a CDS encoding NAD(P)/FAD-dependent oxidoreductase has product MDEFDVVVVGAGPTGENLAERAHAGGLSVAIVEAELVGGECSYWACMPSKALLRPAAALADARRLPGAREAVSGQLDAAAVLRSRDGFAAHWKDGGQAGWLESAGVDLVRGHGRLDGPKRVSVRTPDGGPRVLTARHAVAVCTGTRAALPDLPGLVEARPWTSREATSSAQVPPRLAIVGGGVVACEMATAWRALGSEVVQLVRGPRLLPRMEPFAGELVAESLRESGVDVRFGASVTAVRRDGSLMLTLEGGGTVTADEVLFATGRAPATSDLGLETVGLEPGRPVEVDSTGLAVGVQGGWLYAAGDVNGRALLTHQGKYQGRVFGGVIADRAAGRPLETTDWGRSVATADERAVPQVVFTDPEAVSVGLTLREATRDGRRVRAVDYDLGGLAGAALHADGYRGRARAVVDLDRETLLGVTFVGAGVAELLHSATIAVTAEVPLSRLWHAVPAFPTLSEVWLRLLETYRG; this is encoded by the coding sequence GTGGACGAGTTCGATGTCGTGGTGGTGGGGGCCGGACCGACCGGGGAGAACCTGGCGGAACGGGCGCACGCCGGTGGGCTGAGCGTGGCGATCGTGGAGGCCGAGCTGGTCGGTGGGGAGTGCTCGTACTGGGCGTGCATGCCCAGCAAGGCGCTGCTGCGCCCGGCCGCCGCGCTGGCGGACGCGCGGCGTCTGCCCGGCGCCCGCGAGGCCGTCAGCGGCCAGTTGGACGCGGCGGCGGTCCTCCGGAGCAGGGACGGGTTCGCGGCGCACTGGAAGGACGGTGGCCAGGCCGGTTGGTTGGAGAGCGCGGGAGTGGACCTGGTACGCGGGCACGGCCGGCTGGACGGGCCCAAGCGCGTCTCGGTGCGGACCCCCGATGGCGGGCCACGGGTGCTGACCGCTCGGCACGCCGTCGCGGTGTGCACCGGCACCCGCGCGGCGCTGCCCGATCTGCCGGGACTGGTCGAGGCCCGTCCCTGGACCAGCCGCGAGGCGACCTCGTCCGCGCAGGTGCCGCCGCGGCTGGCCATCGTCGGCGGCGGCGTGGTCGCGTGCGAGATGGCCACGGCCTGGCGAGCGCTCGGCAGCGAAGTCGTGCAGCTGGTACGCGGACCACGACTGCTGCCCCGTATGGAGCCGTTCGCCGGGGAACTGGTCGCCGAGAGCCTGCGGGAGTCGGGGGTGGACGTGCGGTTCGGCGCGTCGGTCACCGCGGTGCGCCGCGACGGATCGCTCATGCTCACGCTGGAGGGCGGCGGGACGGTGACCGCCGATGAGGTGCTGTTCGCCACCGGCCGGGCGCCGGCCACCTCCGACCTCGGGCTCGAGACGGTCGGCCTGGAGCCGGGCCGGCCGGTCGAGGTCGACTCCACCGGCCTGGCGGTCGGTGTTCAGGGCGGCTGGCTGTACGCGGCCGGGGACGTCAACGGTCGTGCGCTGCTCACCCACCAGGGCAAGTACCAGGGACGCGTCTTCGGCGGGGTGATCGCCGACCGCGCCGCCGGCCGGCCGCTGGAGACCACCGACTGGGGGCGCAGCGTGGCCACCGCGGACGAGCGGGCCGTGCCGCAGGTCGTCTTCACCGATCCCGAAGCCGTGTCCGTCGGCCTCACCCTGCGGGAGGCGACCCGCGACGGGCGCCGGGTGCGGGCGGTCGACTACGACCTCGGCGGCCTGGCCGGCGCCGCGCTGCACGCCGACGGCTACCGGGGCCGCGCCCGGGCGGTGGTGGACCTGGACCGCGAGACGCTCCTCGGCGTCACCTTCGTCGGGGCGGGCGTCGCCGAGCTGCTCCACTCGGCCACGATCGCCGTCACCGCCGAGGTCCCCCTCTCCCGTCTCTGGCACGCCGTCCCCGCTTTTCCCACGCTCAGCGAGGTCTGGCTCCGTCTCCTGGAGACCTACCGCGGCTGA
- a CDS encoding nuclear transport factor 2 family protein, which produces MPTARPPLPPFTAETAAQKVQMAEDGWNTRDPQRVALAYTPDSVWRNRDEFLTGRDQIVEFLTRKWAKEDQYALRKQLWAFTENRIAVRFQYEWHDADGRWWRSHGNELWEFDADGLMSRREASINDVPISEADRSIFGPRPDGERSS; this is translated from the coding sequence GTGCCCACCGCACGCCCGCCGCTTCCGCCGTTCACCGCCGAGACCGCCGCGCAGAAGGTGCAGATGGCCGAGGACGGCTGGAACACCCGCGACCCCCAGCGGGTCGCGCTGGCCTACACACCCGACTCCGTCTGGCGCAACAGGGACGAGTTCCTCACGGGACGCGACCAGATCGTGGAGTTCCTGACCCGCAAGTGGGCCAAGGAGGACCAGTACGCCCTGCGCAAGCAGCTGTGGGCCTTCACCGAGAACAGGATCGCCGTCCGCTTCCAGTACGAATGGCACGACGCCGACGGCCGATGGTGGCGCAGCCACGGCAACGAACTGTGGGAGTTCGACGCCGACGGCCTGATGTCCCGCCGCGAGGCGAGCATCAACGACGTTCCCATCAGCGAAGCCGACCGCTCCATCTTCGGCCCCCGGCCCGACGGCGAACGCTCGAGCTGA
- a CDS encoding alpha/beta fold hydrolase translates to MTAHPIRHATVEIQGLPVFYREAGDPAAPTLVLLHGFPSSSAMYRELMADLADGYHLIAPDHIGFGQSGMPPVDEFEYSFENLTEVTLALLDELGVDRFALYIHDYGAPIGLRIASRHPDRVTAIISQSGNAYMEGFTPFWDVLFAHAKDRAAHEPAVRELLTPEATRWQHTHGVPAQLLDRVSPDSWVLDQAYLDRPGNKEIQLQLFWDYQFNLDGYPAFQEYFRTHRPPFLVAWGQNDEIFGPDGAKAHARDLPDAEIHLLDAGHFALATHGREIAGLIRDFLGRTLTAA, encoded by the coding sequence ATGACCGCCCACCCGATCCGCCACGCCACCGTCGAGATCCAAGGGCTGCCCGTGTTCTACCGGGAGGCCGGCGATCCGGCCGCCCCCACCCTCGTCCTGCTGCACGGCTTCCCCAGCAGCTCGGCCATGTACCGCGAACTCATGGCCGACCTGGCCGACGGCTACCACCTGATCGCACCCGACCACATCGGCTTCGGCCAGTCGGGGATGCCGCCGGTGGACGAGTTCGAGTACAGCTTCGAGAACCTCACCGAGGTCACCCTCGCGCTCCTCGACGAGCTGGGCGTGGACCGGTTCGCCCTCTACATCCACGACTACGGCGCTCCCATCGGACTGCGTATCGCCAGTCGTCATCCCGACCGGGTCACCGCCATCATCAGCCAGAGCGGCAACGCCTACATGGAGGGTTTCACCCCGTTCTGGGACGTGCTGTTCGCCCACGCCAAGGACCGCGCCGCCCACGAACCCGCCGTCCGCGAACTGCTCACTCCCGAAGCCACGCGCTGGCAACACACCCACGGCGTTCCCGCGCAGCTGTTGGACCGCGTCAGCCCGGACTCCTGGGTCCTCGACCAGGCCTACCTGGACCGCCCGGGCAACAAGGAGATCCAACTCCAGCTCTTCTGGGACTACCAGTTCAACCTGGACGGCTACCCGGCCTTCCAGGAGTACTTCCGCACCCACCGGCCGCCCTTCCTGGTCGCCTGGGGCCAGAACGACGAGATCTTCGGCCCGGACGGTGCCAAGGCCCATGCCCGCGACCTGCCCGACGCCGAGATCCACCTCCTCGACGCCGGCCACTTCGCCCTCGCGACCCACGGCCGCGAGATCGCCGGCCTGATCCGCGACTTCCTCGGCCGTACCCTCACCGCCGCCTGA